From Pogoniulus pusillus isolate bPogPus1 chromosome 5, bPogPus1.pri, whole genome shotgun sequence, the proteins below share one genomic window:
- the ECH1 gene encoding delta(3,5)-Delta(2,4)-dienoyl-CoA isomerase, mitochondrial, producing the protein MVLSGAGKVFTTGLDLLEMGPELLAGEQEDAALRAWALRHKVLQYQEAFSVLEKCPKPVIAAVHGACVGAGVDLISACDIRYCAQGSWFQIKEVDIGLAADVGTLQRLPEIVGNQSLVKELAFTARKMPAPEALSCGLVSRVLPDNVALLEAALEVASEITSKSPVAVQGTKVNLELFYTDVYILKG; encoded by the coding sequence ATGGTGCTCTCGGGCGCAGGGAAGGTCTTcaccacaggcctggacctgctggagatggGCCccgagctgctggcaggggagcaggaggatgCTGCCCTCAGGGCCTGGGCACTGCGCCACAAGGTCCTGCAGTACCAGGAGGCCTTCTCCGTGCTGGAAAAGTGCCCCAAGCCTGTGATCGCTGCCGTCCATGGTGCCTGCGTTGGCGCAGGTGTTGACCTCATCTCTGCCTGTGACATTCGCTactgtgcccagggctcctgGTTCCAGATCAAGGAGGTGGACATTGGCCTGGCCGCTGACGTTGGCACCTTGCAGCGCCTGCCCGAGATCGTgggcaaccagagcctggtCAAAGAGTTGGCATTCACCGCCCGCAAGATGCCAGCCCCTGAAGCCCTGAGCTGTGGCCTCGTCAGCCGAGTGCTGCCCGACAATGTGGCACTGCTGGAGGCAGCCCTGGAGGTGGCATCGGAGATCACCAGCAAGAGCCCCGTGGCAGTGCAGGGCACCAAAGTCAATTTAGAGTTATTTTACACTGATGTATATATCTTAAAAGGTTaa